A section of the Mesorhizobium loti genome encodes:
- the rnpA gene encoding ribonuclease P protein component: MPATGKPVGQNPKRLLKRAEFLAVRRGEKRRGRFFLVEVLDRGDGGVPRVGYTVTKKVGNAVVRNRVRRRLREAVRTHAADDMAPGNDYVIVGRDDALRAPFGQLKAELSRRLRGTR, from the coding sequence TTGCCCGCAACCGGCAAGCCAGTGGGGCAAAATCCCAAGCGGCTTCTGAAACGCGCGGAATTCCTGGCCGTCCGTCGTGGTGAGAAGCGACGCGGACGGTTTTTCCTCGTCGAGGTCCTTGACCGCGGCGATGGCGGCGTGCCGCGTGTCGGCTACACCGTTACCAAGAAGGTCGGCAACGCTGTTGTGCGCAACCGCGTCAGGCGGCGGCTGAGAGAAGCCGTCCGCACCCATGCCGCAGATGACATGGCGCCCGGCAATGATTATGTCATCGTCGGGCGTGATGATGCGCTGCGCGCCCCCTTCGGCCAGTTGAAGGCCGAACTCTCCCGCCGACTTCGCGGAACACGATAG
- the yidC gene encoding membrane protein insertase YidC: MENNRNFFITIALSVLILTLWQVFYMNPRVEQQREAAKIEQQRAAEQKKAAEAANPGAATPAPAPGTIPSAPGGDTVTAASRDQALAASKRVKIDTPSLEGSINLTGARLDDLKLKHYTETVDKNSPEIELLNPQALPTGYFAEIGFVGNDKTGPVPGAETAWSVDGNPTLTPSTPVTLTYTNDKGLTFRRTFSVDGDYMFTVSDTVQNSGSSAVSLFNYGRVTRYDKPAVASTYVLHEGLIGVTGTEGLAEYKYAKIESEKQVTPGKSTDGWLGITDKYWAVTLVPTEKQPFQPRYAFFEDGRHRYQSDFLTDAINVDAGQSATVETEIFAGAKEVAKINAYEKDRNIRQFNLVIDWGWFYFITKPMFWLIDTLYKFFGNFGLAILATTVIVKAIFFPLANKSYASMANMKKVQPKMLEIREKYADDKMKQQQAMMELYKTEKINPLAGCWPVALQIPVFFSLYKVLYITIEMRHAPFFGWIQDLAAPDPTSLFNLFGLIPVTLPHMLMIGVWPLIMGVTMFLQMRMNPTPPDPTQAAIFTWMPIIFTFMMAGFPAGLVIYWAWNNTLSILQQGVIMKRQGAKIELWDNLVALFRKKPSPAE; encoded by the coding sequence ATGGAAAACAACCGGAACTTCTTCATCACCATCGCGCTGTCGGTGCTGATCCTGACTTTGTGGCAGGTTTTCTACATGAACCCGCGCGTCGAGCAGCAGCGCGAGGCCGCCAAGATCGAGCAGCAGCGGGCGGCGGAGCAGAAGAAGGCGGCGGAAGCGGCCAATCCGGGTGCTGCAACACCGGCACCTGCACCAGGCACCATTCCCAGCGCGCCAGGCGGTGATACCGTCACCGCGGCCAGCCGCGATCAGGCGCTTGCCGCATCGAAGCGCGTCAAGATCGACACGCCGAGCCTCGAGGGCTCGATCAACCTGACCGGCGCGCGGCTCGACGACCTCAAGCTCAAGCACTACACCGAGACCGTCGACAAGAATTCGCCCGAGATCGAACTGCTCAACCCGCAGGCGCTGCCCACCGGATATTTCGCCGAGATCGGCTTCGTCGGCAACGACAAGACCGGTCCTGTGCCCGGTGCGGAAACGGCGTGGAGTGTCGACGGCAATCCGACGCTGACCCCGTCGACGCCGGTGACGCTGACCTACACCAACGACAAGGGCCTGACCTTCAGGCGCACCTTCTCCGTGGACGGCGACTACATGTTCACGGTGTCGGACACGGTGCAGAATTCCGGCTCGAGCGCGGTTTCGCTGTTCAATTACGGCCGCGTCACCCGCTACGACAAGCCGGCCGTCGCCAGCACTTATGTGCTGCATGAGGGGCTGATCGGCGTGACCGGCACCGAAGGCCTGGCCGAATATAAATACGCCAAGATCGAGTCTGAAAAGCAGGTCACGCCGGGAAAGTCGACCGACGGCTGGCTCGGCATCACCGACAAATACTGGGCCGTGACGCTGGTGCCGACCGAAAAGCAGCCTTTTCAGCCGCGCTATGCCTTTTTCGAGGATGGCCGCCACCGCTATCAGTCCGACTTCCTCACCGATGCGATCAATGTCGATGCCGGCCAGTCCGCGACCGTCGAGACCGAGATCTTCGCCGGCGCCAAGGAAGTCGCCAAGATCAACGCCTATGAGAAGGACCGGAACATTCGCCAGTTCAATCTGGTGATCGACTGGGGCTGGTTCTATTTCATCACCAAACCGATGTTCTGGCTGATCGACACGCTCTACAAATTCTTCGGCAATTTCGGCCTGGCGATCCTCGCCACCACCGTCATCGTCAAGGCCATCTTCTTCCCGCTCGCCAACAAGTCCTACGCGTCGATGGCGAACATGAAGAAGGTGCAGCCCAAGATGCTGGAGATCCGCGAGAAATACGCGGACGACAAGATGAAGCAGCAGCAGGCGATGATGGAGCTGTACAAGACCGAGAAGATCAATCCGCTTGCCGGCTGCTGGCCGGTGGCGCTGCAGATTCCGGTCTTCTTCTCGCTCTACAAGGTGCTCTACATCACCATCGAGATGCGCCACGCGCCGTTCTTCGGCTGGATCCAGGATCTGGCGGCACCCGATCCGACGTCGCTGTTCAACCTGTTCGGCCTTATCCCGGTCACGCTGCCGCATATGCTGATGATTGGTGTCTGGCCGCTGATCATGGGCGTCACCATGTTCCTGCAGATGCGCATGAATCCGACGCCGCCGGATCCGACGCAGGCCGCGATCTTCACCTGGATGCCGATCATCTTCACATTCATGATGGCGGGTTTCCCGGCCGGCCTCGTCATCTACTGGGCCTGGAACAACACGCTCTCGATCCTCCAGCAGGGCGTGATCATGAAGCGCCAGGGCGCCAAGATCGAGCTGTGGGACAATCTGGTCGCACTCTTTCGAAAGAAACCGTCGCCGGCGGAGTAA
- the rpmH gene encoding 50S ribosomal protein L34 produces MKRTYQPSKLVRKRRHGFRARMATKGGRGVVAARRNRGRKRLSA; encoded by the coding sequence ATGAAGCGTACCTACCAACCGTCCAAACTCGTCCGCAAACGCCGGCATGGTTTCCGTGCCCGCATGGCCACCAAGGGTGGTCGTGGCGTCGTCGCGGCTCGCCGCAACCGCGGCCGCAAGCGGCTCAGCGCCTAA